A single window of Nicotiana sylvestris chromosome 5, ASM39365v2, whole genome shotgun sequence DNA harbors:
- the LOC138868570 gene encoding L10-interacting MYB domain-containing protein-like, producing MEQSSENSRASWKNMDVVKTFLESCIQEISLNGRLGSSLKADSWNKVKLVLETTHGFSVTQKQMKNHYDYLKEKYQAWLSITKKTGNIYDPVTNTILMYNSEWDEYIKAHPKAKALKISPLPFPDLCTKLFEGSTTTGIHGWSPSCTYPRPVVSSVSTTIDIDTLDSVEDLVGNKNDGAPTNYPSQSSVPSERKPLGKKKKSSSSQLEIDEKMSNALDILIKNNNGPDIGECMEKLDALGWEEPLYSATISILCEGDSYRKAWMKIPEDDKLKSWIKDMGKKLGILLF from the exons ATGGAACAATCTAGTGAAAACTCAAGAGCGAGTTGGAAAAATATGGACGTAGTAAAAACGTTTTTAGAAAGTTGTATTCAAGAGATATCCTTAAACGGGAGACTTGGAAGTAGTTTGAAGGCAGATTCATGGAACAAGGTTAAACTAGTTTTGGAGACTACTCATGGCTTTAGCGTCACACAAAAGCAGATGAAGAATCATTATGACTATCTAAAAGAAAAGTATCAAGCTTGGTTGTCAATAACTAAAAAGACTGGCAATATTTATGACCCAGTAACCAATACCATTCTAATGTATAATAGTGAGTGGGATGAATACATAAAG GCTCATCCAAAAGCAAAGGCATTGAAGATTTCACCTCTACCCTTCCCTGATCTTTGTACTAAACTTTTTGAGGGTTCTACAACAACAGGAATTCATGGTTGGAGTCCAAGTTGTACATATCCTCGTCCTGTTGTCTCTTCTGTATCTACTACTATAGATATAGATACACTTGATAGCGTCGAAGATCTAGTTGGTAACAAAAATGATGGAGCTCCTACTAATTATCCATCTCAGTCTTCAGTTCCAAGTGAAAGGAAACCtttgggaaagaaaaagaagTCTTCATCGTCTCAATTGGAAATTGATGAGAAGATGAGTAATGCATTAGATATATTGATTAAAAATAATAACGGACCTGACATTGGGGAATGTATGGAAAAATTAGATGCACTTGGATGGGAAGAACCATTATACAGTGCAACTATTAGCATACTTTGTGAAGGTGACAGCTACAGGAAAGCGTGGATGAAAATTCCAGAGGACGACAAGTTAAAGAGTTGGATTAAGGACATGGGAAAAAAATTGGGAATTCTTTTATTTTGA